From one Candidatus Zixiibacteriota bacterium genomic stretch:
- a CDS encoding PLP-dependent aminotransferase family protein, protein MADIRFSSMAGRLRRTEIRELLKLTRTPGTISFGGGLPDPAIFPYEPVKNASMRAISEFGRQSLQYSPTEGEPFFREQVAAFMRRQGEQVTPEQILAVASSQQGLDLLAKIFIDPGDPIIIERPCYVGAIQAFRAFGADFHGVDMDDNGIIPEQLKAKIDELIAGGRRPRFIYLIPDFQNPSGINLSLKRRKQILALAAAYDLVILEDSPYRELRFVGDLIPSIRSLDTDGRVVQMKTLSKIFSPGFRIGWIVAPPAILEKLIMAKQGTDLCTSAFTSIMTACLLEDGSLERQITVSKELYQHKAEAMLSALERYMPKIDDIWWSRPEGGMFLWLRLPDYMDTTEMLYDAVAAKVAYVVGNCFYTDGSGRNELRLNYSYPTEEQIDRGIRNLAAVIEAKAHAHTEPTVKR, encoded by the coding sequence ATGGCTGATATAAGGTTCTCATCGATGGCTGGCCGCCTGCGGCGAACTGAAATCCGCGAGCTGCTCAAGCTCACCCGCACCCCCGGGACTATATCCTTCGGCGGAGGACTCCCCGATCCGGCCATCTTCCCGTACGAGCCCGTCAAAAATGCATCGATGCGCGCGATCAGCGAATTCGGCCGACAGTCGCTGCAATACAGCCCGACCGAAGGGGAGCCCTTCTTCCGGGAACAAGTCGCCGCCTTCATGCGCCGCCAGGGCGAACAAGTGACTCCCGAACAGATCCTTGCTGTCGCCTCCTCTCAGCAGGGTCTTGATCTGCTGGCCAAGATCTTCATCGATCCCGGTGACCCGATCATCATAGAGCGTCCCTGCTACGTCGGCGCGATACAGGCTTTCCGCGCCTTCGGTGCGGACTTCCACGGCGTCGATATGGACGACAACGGCATCATCCCGGAACAACTCAAGGCGAAAATCGATGAGCTGATCGCCGGCGGGCGCCGGCCCCGGTTCATCTATCTGATCCCTGATTTCCAGAACCCGTCGGGTATCAACCTCTCGCTCAAGCGCCGCAAACAGATCCTCGCGCTGGCTGCGGCCTATGACCTCGTCATCCTTGAAGACAGCCCATACAGAGAACTTCGTTTCGTCGGCGATCTCATCCCTTCTATTCGTTCGCTGGACACCGACGGCCGGGTCGTTCAGATGAAGACCCTCTCAAAGATCTTCAGCCCCGGATTCCGTATCGGCTGGATCGTCGCACCGCCGGCTATCCTCGAGAAACTCATCATGGCCAAACAGGGAACGGATTTGTGCACCTCGGCCTTCACCTCGATCATGACCGCCTGCCTGCTGGAAGACGGCTCGCTTGAACGCCAGATCACCGTGAGCAAGGAATTGTACCAGCACAAGGCGGAAGCTATGCTCAGCGCTCTGGAGCGCTACATGCCGAAGATCGACGACATCTGGTGGTCCCGCCCGGAAGGCGGCATGTTCCTCTGGCTTCGCCTGCCCGACTATATGGATACGACCGAGATGCTGTATGATGCGGTGGCTGCCAAAGTCGCCTATGTGGTCGGAAACTGCTTCTACACCGATGGTTCCGGCCGAAATGAGTTACGGTTGAATTACTCGTATCCCACCGAAGAGCAGATTGATCGCGGCATCAGGAACCTGGCCGCGGTGATCGAGGCAAAGGCGCACGCTCACACGGAACCAACCGTCAAGCGGTAG
- a CDS encoding PLP-dependent aminotransferase family protein codes for MTEWKPDIQRYGEPLYLALIRALHDDIERGQLPPDYRLPTQRELAEALHIAVGTVTRAYAEAERRGLIRSEGRRGTFVGGARTSRSMLASLVKDRPDAIDLSKNHPSYELDPDLGSALRELSRSREVRHLLEYPPTAGLAHHRAAGARWLESMGAPTDAGSVFITAGAQHALSVILAAESNRGDMICTDEFTYLGVRAIAQQYDLQVTGLPVDEHGLSPAAFESACRQHRVRILYCMPTISNPTNRVMDRDRRQEIASVASRYDVTVIEDEIMRPLVPERLGYIAEYVPDRTYLVVSTSKAIAAGLRVGFVQAPAGARQRMTESLTASCIGIPALTVELCVRWLEDGTAQRVIDARRSDVSARHDVAARVLEGFTAHRHPSSYHCWLELPDGWTSVRLAMEAQSRGVIVAPGEVFAVDSKPPYEAVRVSVISPTTGQLEEGLGILTGLLRGAIARQLPTV; via the coding sequence ATGACAGAATGGAAACCGGACATTCAGCGATATGGTGAGCCGCTGTATCTTGCTCTCATCAGGGCGTTGCATGACGACATCGAGCGTGGGCAATTGCCGCCCGACTACAGGCTCCCGACGCAGCGCGAATTGGCGGAGGCGCTTCATATCGCAGTGGGGACGGTGACGCGGGCGTATGCAGAGGCGGAGCGGAGAGGGCTTATCCGTTCGGAGGGCCGTCGAGGTACGTTTGTTGGCGGGGCACGCACAAGTCGTTCGATGCTGGCATCGCTGGTCAAAGATCGACCGGATGCGATTGACCTGAGCAAGAACCACCCTTCGTATGAATTGGATCCGGACCTGGGGTCCGCGCTTCGCGAACTCTCCCGATCACGTGAAGTGCGGCATCTTCTGGAGTACCCCCCGACGGCAGGACTGGCGCACCATCGGGCCGCGGGGGCACGGTGGCTGGAGTCGATGGGCGCGCCGACCGATGCGGGGTCGGTCTTTATAACGGCGGGGGCGCAGCACGCTCTGTCAGTGATTCTCGCGGCGGAGTCGAATCGGGGGGACATGATTTGCACGGATGAATTCACCTACCTCGGGGTACGGGCGATTGCACAGCAGTATGACCTGCAGGTGACGGGTTTGCCGGTCGATGAGCACGGCCTCTCCCCTGCCGCGTTTGAATCGGCCTGTCGACAGCACCGAGTCCGGATCCTGTACTGCATGCCTACGATCAGCAATCCGACCAACCGGGTCATGGACCGGGATCGGCGGCAGGAGATTGCAAGCGTGGCGAGTCGATACGACGTTACGGTCATTGAGGACGAGATCATGAGACCGCTGGTGCCCGAGCGGTTGGGTTACATTGCGGAGTACGTGCCCGATCGCACCTACCTGGTCGTGTCGACATCAAAAGCGATTGCCGCCGGGTTGCGGGTGGGTTTTGTGCAGGCGCCGGCGGGCGCGCGGCAACGGATGACCGAGAGTCTGACGGCGTCGTGCATCGGTATCCCTGCGCTTACGGTCGAGTTGTGTGTGCGCTGGCTGGAAGATGGCACAGCGCAGCGGGTGATCGATGCTCGTCGCAGCGACGTATCGGCGCGGCATGATGTCGCCGCACGGGTGTTAGAGGGGTTCACTGCGCACCGGCATCCATCGAGTTATCACTGCTGGCTGGAGTTACCCGACGGCTGGACCAGCGTGCGTCTGGCAATGGAGGCACAGTCGCGCGGCGTGATCGTAGCGCCGGGTGAGGTCTTTGCGGTGGACAGCAAACCGCCGTATGAGGCAGTTCGTGTATCGGTGATTTCTCCGACTACCGGGCAGCTGGAAGAGGGACTGGGGATCCTCACGGGGTTGCTTCGGGGAGCGATTGCGCGGCAGCTTCCGACGGTGTGA
- a CDS encoding class I SAM-dependent methyltransferase — MRQYLDAEVDHVCSHISRSDKVLELGCGYGRVLRILADRAAFVVGIDTSMDSLRDAPILLQSRDNVALACMDAGHLAFANESFNVVVCIQNGISAFHVDRLLLMREALRVTVPDGRVLFSSYAESFWDERLKWFELQSTLGLLGPIDYARTGAGEIYCTDGFHASTVGPAEFESLMAQLGINGSLVEVDRSSLFCQIVR; from the coding sequence ATCAGACAATATCTCGACGCCGAAGTAGACCACGTATGTTCGCATATCTCTCGAAGCGACAAAGTCCTGGAACTCGGCTGCGGCTACGGACGGGTCCTCAGGATCCTCGCCGATCGCGCCGCCTTTGTCGTCGGTATCGATACGTCGATGGACAGCCTGCGTGACGCCCCCATCTTGCTGCAGTCCAGAGATAATGTCGCGCTCGCTTGCATGGATGCAGGACATCTGGCCTTCGCCAACGAATCATTCAACGTCGTTGTCTGCATCCAGAACGGGATATCTGCCTTTCACGTCGACAGACTCTTGTTGATGCGTGAAGCGCTGCGCGTCACCGTACCGGACGGCCGTGTCCTCTTTTCGAGTTATGCCGAGTCGTTCTGGGATGAGCGGTTGAAGTGGTTCGAATTGCAGTCAACTCTCGGACTGCTCGGCCCGATAGATTACGCCCGCACCGGCGCGGGGGAGATTTACTGTACCGACGGGTTCCACGCCTCCACCGTCGGCCCGGCCGAATTCGAGTCGCTCATGGCTCAATTGGGCATAAACGGCAGTCTCGTCGAAGTCGATCGGTCCAGCCTCTTCTGCCAAATCGTTCGCTGA
- a CDS encoding PKD domain-containing protein: MKRLVLLLSVILLIPGLILAGPGDVKVIDRPSGVPSFLGWAPGELIVQFRVPSAQIESARQSGGQISLGVSSLDEVAARYGVTEMRQLFRGAQPQFVKGQYFDLSRFYVVHFDQKADLDEVMKAYLDDPNVESVEKNGIHAMYATPNDGYYSYQWHLNQASDHDVDAPEAWNIETGNTAIILAILDSGTRYYHPDLGGVNASPTNPGASRGNMWINTTELNGTSGVDDDGNGYVDDWIGWDFINGVSNCWSGEDCTTADNDPRDFNGHGTHTAGIIGMLTNDGYGMAGIAGGWGSGSQAVTGNGIKIMPLRMGYSYNYLGQEYGVVMMDAAASAFYYAANNGARIASCSWGSSNSGGIGAAADYFIASGGVIFVAAGNDGSQTADYLNGRGDCVSVAATDENDNGASFTTYGTWVDICAPGNNIYATYHDHTDPNTNYWAALSGTSMATPLTAGVAGLIWSQNPTWTASQVKTQLFSTADNIDAYLSSQYIGKMGSGRVNAYAAVNTGPPPAPVANFSGSPTTGTAPLTVNFTDLSTGSITSWSWTFGDGGTSSAQNPSHQYTSAGTYSVTLTVTGPGGSDGETKTDYITVNPCVAPVANFSGSPTSGTAPLTVNFTDLSTNSPTGWSWTFGDGGTSSAQNPAHTYTAAGTYTVSLTASNTCGSDGETRTAYITVTEPTVDYATLPYSTGFESGLDSYWFTQSNNSEGRILVTTANTPHSGSYHMTMDDNLNGGLYAQNEAWLRLNLAGKSQVELTFWWKEFGDETHTQDGVFFSNNGGSTFTKVRDLINGTTTYQQIVLDVDQLAANAGLTLTGTFVVKFQQYDNYSINTDGMAFDDISVVSMDVPPVANFSGTPTSGVAPLAVQFTDLSSNNPTSWSWTFGDGGTSSAQNPSYTYTTPGTYSVSLTASNAFGSDVETKSGYITVSEAGAWTVITYDTFESGMGNYTDGGSDMSRYTRGTYAWEGRCAADIQDNSGTASSFYHTTTRNVSGYLDMEVEFYFIAVSMEVGEDFWVQYYNGSAWQTVATFARGTHFNNGTFYNVVVPIPRSTYNYPTNARLRFVCDASNDADDVYIDNIEWRGMGSAGAMAKVEPELPERFSLAQNYPNPFNPTTTIEFSLPVSSDITLKVYNIMGQEVAELADGRFEAGHHSVEWDASRKASGVYFYRITTDAFTATKKMILLK; encoded by the coding sequence ATGAAACGGCTGGTATTATTACTGTCCGTGATACTCCTCATCCCGGGCCTCATCCTGGCCGGCCCTGGCGACGTCAAGGTGATTGACCGTCCGTCGGGCGTCCCCTCTTTCCTCGGCTGGGCTCCGGGTGAACTCATCGTACAGTTCAGAGTCCCAAGCGCGCAAATCGAGTCCGCACGCCAGAGTGGCGGACAGATCTCGCTGGGCGTATCGTCGCTCGACGAGGTGGCTGCCCGCTACGGCGTGACCGAGATGCGCCAGTTGTTCCGCGGCGCTCAGCCGCAGTTCGTCAAAGGCCAATACTTTGACCTCTCGCGCTTCTATGTGGTTCACTTCGATCAGAAAGCTGACCTCGATGAAGTGATGAAGGCATACCTCGACGATCCAAATGTCGAGTCGGTTGAGAAAAACGGCATCCATGCCATGTACGCCACTCCCAATGACGGATACTACTCCTATCAGTGGCACCTCAATCAGGCCAGCGATCACGACGTCGACGCGCCGGAAGCGTGGAATATAGAGACCGGCAACACGGCGATCATCCTGGCTATCCTCGACTCCGGAACCCGCTACTACCACCCCGACCTCGGCGGCGTCAACGCCTCACCGACCAACCCGGGGGCCTCGCGTGGTAATATGTGGATCAACACTACTGAGCTTAACGGGACCTCGGGTGTCGACGACGACGGCAACGGATATGTCGATGACTGGATCGGCTGGGACTTCATCAACGGCGTCTCCAACTGCTGGTCCGGCGAGGACTGCACCACCGCCGATAACGACCCGCGTGACTTCAATGGTCACGGCACGCATACGGCCGGCATCATTGGCATGCTCACCAATGACGGTTACGGCATGGCGGGTATCGCGGGCGGCTGGGGCAGTGGGTCCCAGGCTGTCACCGGCAACGGCATCAAGATCATGCCCCTGCGCATGGGCTACTCCTATAACTACCTCGGGCAGGAATACGGGGTGGTGATGATGGATGCCGCCGCCTCGGCGTTTTATTATGCCGCCAACAACGGCGCCCGGATTGCCTCCTGCTCCTGGGGCTCGTCGAACAGCGGCGGTATCGGCGCTGCCGCCGACTATTTCATCGCCAGCGGCGGTGTTATCTTCGTTGCCGCCGGTAACGACGGTTCTCAGACCGCTGACTACCTGAACGGCCGCGGAGACTGCGTCTCGGTTGCCGCCACCGACGAAAACGACAACGGCGCCAGCTTCACCACCTATGGCACCTGGGTGGATATCTGCGCGCCCGGCAATAACATCTATGCTACCTATCACGACCACACCGACCCGAACACCAACTACTGGGCGGCCCTCAGCGGCACGTCCATGGCGACTCCGCTGACCGCCGGCGTTGCCGGCCTGATCTGGTCGCAGAATCCGACCTGGACCGCCTCGCAGGTCAAGACCCAGTTGTTCTCCACAGCCGATAATATCGATGCGTACTTGTCGTCGCAGTACATCGGCAAAATGGGTTCGGGCAGGGTGAATGCATACGCCGCCGTCAACACCGGCCCGCCCCCGGCTCCGGTGGCCAACTTCTCGGGTTCGCCGACCACCGGCACCGCGCCGCTGACCGTCAATTTCACCGACCTCTCCACCGGCAGCATCACCTCGTGGAGCTGGACCTTCGGTGACGGCGGAACCTCCTCCGCCCAGAATCCCTCGCACCAGTACACGTCTGCAGGCACGTATTCGGTCACGCTGACCGTGACCGGTCCCGGCGGCTCCGACGGGGAGACCAAAACCGATTACATCACGGTCAACCCGTGTGTCGCCCCCGTCGCGAACTTCTCCGGTTCACCAACCTCGGGCACGGCGCCGCTGACCGTCAACTTCACTGACCTGTCCACGAACTCCCCGACAGGATGGAGCTGGACATTCGGTGATGGTGGTACGTCGTCGGCCCAGAACCCGGCGCATACGTACACCGCGGCGGGCACCTATACCGTGTCGCTGACCGCCTCGAATACCTGCGGCTCCGACGGCGAGACCAGGACCGCGTATATCACGGTCACCGAGCCGACAGTCGACTACGCCACACTGCCGTATTCGACCGGCTTCGAATCGGGTCTCGACTCATACTGGTTCACGCAGAGCAACAACTCCGAGGGACGTATCCTCGTCACCACCGCGAATACACCGCACTCGGGTTCGTACCACATGACGATGGATGACAACCTGAACGGCGGTCTGTACGCCCAGAATGAAGCGTGGTTGCGGCTCAACCTGGCCGGAAAGAGCCAGGTCGAATTGACCTTCTGGTGGAAGGAATTCGGAGACGAAACGCATACGCAGGACGGCGTCTTCTTCTCCAATAACGGCGGCTCGACCTTCACCAAAGTCCGTGACCTGATCAACGGCACGACCACCTATCAGCAGATCGTCCTCGATGTCGATCAGTTGGCCGCAAATGCGGGTCTGACGCTCACGGGCACCTTCGTCGTCAAGTTCCAGCAGTACGACAACTACAGTATCAACACCGACGGCATGGCATTCGACGATATCAGCGTCGTATCGATGGATGTGCCGCCGGTCGCGAACTTCTCGGGTACGCCGACGAGCGGTGTGGCGCCGCTGGCCGTGCAGTTCACCGACCTGTCGTCCAACAACCCCACATCCTGGAGCTGGACCTTCGGAGACGGCGGCACGTCGAGTGCGCAGAATCCCTCCTACACGTATACGACTCCGGGCACATACTCGGTCAGCCTGACCGCGAGCAACGCGTTCGGCAGCGACGTTGAAACGAAGTCGGGCTATATCACGGTGAGCGAGGCCGGCGCCTGGACGGTGATTACCTATGACACCTTCGAAAGCGGCATGGGTAACTATACCGACGGCGGATCCGATATGTCCCGCTACACACGCGGTACGTATGCATGGGAAGGCCGTTGCGCCGCCGACATCCAGGACAACAGCGGGACTGCTTCGTCCTTCTACCACACGACTACCCGTAACGTGTCCGGCTACCTCGACATGGAAGTCGAGTTCTACTTCATTGCCGTGAGTATGGAAGTGGGAGAAGACTTCTGGGTGCAGTACTACAACGGCTCCGCATGGCAGACGGTGGCAACATTTGCTCGCGGGACCCACTTCAACAACGGCACCTTCTACAATGTCGTGGTGCCGATACCGCGCAGCACTTACAACTATCCGACCAATGCCCGGCTGCGCTTCGTGTGCGACGCATCCAACGACGCCGACGATGTGTATATCGACAACATCGAGTGGCGCGGCATGGGAAGCGCCGGCGCGATGGCCAAGGTTGAGCCGGAACTGCCGGAACGGTTCTCGCTCGCGCAGAACTATCCGAATCCGTTCAACCCCACCACCACCATCGAATTCAGCCTGCCTGTCTCCAGCGATATAACCTTGAAGGTCTACAATATCATGGGGCAGGAAGTGGCGGAACTCGCTGACGGCCGCTTTGAGGCGGGCCACCACAGTGTCGAGTGGGATGCATCTAGGAAAGCCAGCGGCGTCTATTTCTACCGGATCACCACCGACGCCTTTACGGCGACCAAGAAGATGATCCTGTTGAAGTAG
- a CDS encoding efflux RND transporter permease subunit translates to MSITNVSVKRPIATSMVFLIIIVLGIMGFRFLAVDLLPPIDFPQLSISTSYPNVGPEEIETIITDRVENAIASVPNIERVRSRSEEGQSRVTLEFAQGTNIDEAANDVRAALDRVRDNFPPEVESPRLWKFDPDNFPVVILGAQSTRSMDQLTLILEREISQRFEQIPGVGSVDVWGGVYREIQVRLLRDRLASSRLTAADVRQALLRENVTLPGGDMREGLNDLYVRTRGEYQSLSEIAQTIITVIDGKPIRVGDVAEVVDGYEDLNRLVQVDGQPMVRLGVRKQSGANTVAVAEQVRDVMEQIDRERDDINLLIVIDQSEFIQNSINNVQNSALWGGFLAIFILYLFLRNGSSTFIIALSIPISIIATFGLLFFGNLTLNQMSFGGLALGIGMIVDNAIVVLENIVRLREGRHSPHESALTGARQVTGAVIASTLTTIVIFLPVFFMQTISGLLFRELAMVVVFALLCSLFVALTLVPMLGSRFLRVANGDQPTPKVLLRFGQWFHRLEDRYGVILAKATTHRAIVFGTTAALLIAALFLWPLLPVELAPQTDADEISVELEMAQGTNIAVVNEYLHELEDIVLAVLPMDQVRHVTAEIRSGDAEVEISLKTAGERTVSSFELADDIRAAVAGRVPGADVRVSAQSGLWMLRRLFGSSGAEAVQIELRGYDLAMADEITARIEEIVAVHPSIADVRISRREGRPEQNLIIDREKIAAVGLSVSRIGEIIQTNVGGSRAGVFREGGEEFPIVVRLQPNDRLSTTDLSNISIQTSSGDVLPISSVVHAERRRSPTEIQRVDGQRVTYITANLEGGAALGDVVGDLQRDLRGFPMPEGFSLVFGGEYEEQQKAARDFLLSILMAVILVYMVMAAQFERFLDPVIVMLAVPLSIVGVVPTLLLTGTSLNMQSLMGMIMLVGIVVNNAIVLVDYINMLRRERDMSVRDAVFLAGRLRLRPILMTTSTTVLGMLPLAIGAGAGGEIQAALARAVIGGLSVSMLITLILIPTAYMSIYGFLERRRAAR, encoded by the coding sequence ATGAGTATCACCAACGTTTCCGTCAAACGACCAATCGCTACCTCGATGGTGTTCCTCATCATCATCGTGCTCGGCATCATGGGCTTCCGCTTTCTCGCCGTTGACCTGCTGCCGCCGATCGACTTTCCCCAGTTGAGCATCTCTACGTCGTACCCGAATGTTGGTCCCGAAGAGATTGAGACCATAATCACCGATCGAGTCGAAAACGCCATCGCCAGCGTCCCCAATATCGAGCGCGTGCGTTCTCGCTCCGAAGAAGGCCAGAGCCGCGTTACCCTGGAGTTCGCCCAGGGAACAAACATCGATGAAGCGGCCAACGACGTACGCGCCGCCCTCGACCGGGTCCGCGATAACTTTCCTCCCGAGGTCGAGTCGCCCCGCCTTTGGAAGTTCGACCCCGACAACTTCCCGGTCGTTATCCTCGGTGCGCAGTCCACCCGTTCCATGGACCAGCTGACCCTGATTCTCGAGCGCGAGATATCGCAGCGTTTTGAGCAGATCCCCGGCGTGGGGTCGGTCGACGTCTGGGGAGGAGTCTATCGGGAAATCCAGGTCCGCCTGCTGCGCGACCGGCTGGCTTCCAGCCGGCTGACCGCCGCCGACGTCCGCCAGGCGCTCCTCCGGGAAAACGTGACCCTCCCGGGCGGCGATATGCGCGAAGGCCTCAACGACCTGTACGTCCGCACCCGGGGCGAGTATCAGTCGCTCTCCGAGATTGCCCAGACAATCATCACGGTGATCGACGGCAAGCCGATACGGGTTGGCGATGTTGCCGAGGTGGTCGATGGATACGAGGATTTGAACCGGCTGGTGCAGGTGGATGGTCAGCCCATGGTTCGGCTCGGCGTCCGCAAGCAGTCCGGCGCAAACACGGTCGCGGTCGCCGAACAGGTACGCGACGTCATGGAGCAGATCGACCGAGAACGTGACGACATCAACCTGCTCATCGTTATCGACCAGAGCGAATTCATCCAAAACTCCATCAACAACGTGCAAAATTCCGCGCTCTGGGGCGGCTTCCTGGCGATTTTCATCCTGTATCTTTTCCTGCGAAACGGTTCGTCTACCTTCATCATCGCTCTCTCAATTCCGATTTCGATCATTGCCACGTTCGGATTGCTCTTCTTCGGCAATCTCACGTTGAACCAGATGAGCTTTGGCGGCCTTGCGCTCGGTATCGGCATGATCGTCGACAACGCCATTGTCGTGCTCGAAAATATCGTGCGATTGCGGGAAGGCCGTCACTCCCCGCACGAGAGCGCCCTGACCGGCGCACGTCAGGTAACGGGGGCCGTCATTGCCTCGACGCTGACCACCATCGTCATCTTCCTGCCGGTCTTTTTCATGCAGACTATTTCGGGACTGCTCTTCCGCGAACTCGCCATGGTCGTCGTCTTCGCGCTTTTGTGTTCGCTGTTTGTCGCGCTGACGCTCGTGCCGATGCTCGGCAGCAGGTTTCTGCGGGTCGCCAACGGCGATCAGCCGACTCCGAAGGTGCTGCTCCGATTCGGTCAGTGGTTCCACCGGCTCGAAGATCGCTACGGCGTCATTCTCGCGAAGGCCACGACCCATCGCGCGATTGTATTCGGAACGACTGCCGCTCTCCTGATCGCGGCCCTTTTTCTGTGGCCGCTTCTGCCCGTTGAGCTGGCCCCACAAACCGACGCCGACGAAATCAGCGTCGAACTCGAAATGGCGCAGGGCACCAACATTGCCGTCGTAAACGAGTATCTGCACGAACTGGAAGACATCGTGCTTGCCGTGCTGCCGATGGATCAGGTGCGGCATGTGACCGCCGAAATCCGCTCCGGCGACGCCGAAGTGGAGATATCCTTGAAGACTGCCGGCGAACGAACCGTTAGCAGCTTTGAGTTGGCCGATGACATTCGTGCCGCTGTAGCGGGTCGGGTGCCCGGCGCCGACGTGCGGGTAAGCGCCCAATCCGGACTGTGGATGCTCCGCCGGCTGTTTGGTTCGTCTGGCGCCGAAGCGGTCCAGATCGAACTGCGCGGCTACGATCTCGCCATGGCCGACGAAATCACGGCGCGAATCGAGGAAATCGTCGCCGTGCATCCGTCGATCGCCGACGTGCGTATCAGCCGCCGCGAGGGCCGTCCCGAACAGAACCTCATTATCGATCGTGAAAAAATCGCCGCGGTCGGCCTTTCCGTCAGCCGCATCGGAGAAATCATCCAGACCAATGTCGGCGGCAGCCGTGCCGGCGTGTTTCGCGAAGGTGGCGAGGAATTCCCGATCGTCGTTCGCCTTCAGCCGAATGACCGCCTCAGCACCACCGACCTCAGCAATATCTCGATTCAAACCTCGTCCGGAGATGTCCTGCCGATTTCCTCAGTCGTCCATGCGGAGCGGCGACGGTCGCCCACCGAAATCCAGCGTGTCGACGGCCAGCGGGTCACCTACATCACCGCTAACCTCGAAGGCGGAGCTGCCCTCGGTGATGTTGTCGGCGACTTGCAGCGCGATCTGCGCGGTTTTCCGATGCCCGAAGGGTTCTCGCTTGTATTCGGCGGCGAATACGAAGAACAGCAGAAGGCGGCCCGGGACTTCCTGCTGTCCATCCTCATGGCCGTCATCCTCGTCTATATGGTAATGGCTGCCCAGTTCGAACGATTCCTCGATCCGGTCATCGTCATGCTCGCCGTTCCGCTGTCGATCGTGGGCGTGGTCCCAACATTGCTTCTGACAGGCACGTCGCTGAATATGCAATCCCTGATGGGAATGATTATGCTGGTCGGTATCGTGGTGAACAACGCCATTGTACTCGTGGATTACATCAACATGCTGCGCCGGGAACGAGATATGTCCGTCCGGGACGCCGTCTTCCTCGCTGGTCGCCTCCGACTTCGACCGATTCTCATGACGACTTCCACGACCGTTTTGGGTATGCTGCCGCTGGCCATCGGTGCCGGCGCGGGTGGGGAAATCCAGGCCGCCCTGGCCCGTGCGGTGATCGGGGGACTGTCTGTTTCGATGCTGATTACCCTGATCCTGATACCCACTGCATATATGAGCATCTACGGCTTCCTTGAGCGCCGCCGCGCCGCCCGCTAA